The DNA window CAGCGTCTTGACACTCTCGTCGACTTCGATAACCGTCGCCGTGGCAGCCTCGATTCCCTCGAGATCACCGAGTTGCGACGTAAACGTGACGACGCTCGGATCGTGGGGCTTCAACACGTCGAGGACGAGCCGTCTGATCGGAGCCATAATCGGTCCGACGAGCGGGCAACTGAAAGAGCTACGGGCAGCGGAAACGGGCATCATACCGGCGCAAATCGTGCGTGTGAACACCAGCGCCACTCTCTTGTACGCCCCCGTGATAGCGTCGCTATGGCAACCCTCGAGGACCCGCTCTCGGTCGGCGGCTGCGAGATTCGCAACCGACTCTACCGGGCTCCCCTGCTCGAGTGTGCGGGCAACGGACCGGACGCCGTCGACACGCTGATCGACGACCTCGAGCCCGCCGCCGAATCAGGCGTCGGCCTCATCTTTCAAGGGGCGACCATCGTCCGCGAGGACGGCGGCTGCGCTGCACCGGGGATGACCCGCGTCCACGACCCCGAGTTCGTCTCGCGTCTCTCCCGACTGACCGACCGCATCCACGACCACGGCGGGCGTATCTTCGTCCAACTCGAGCACGGCGGCTTGCGCAGCATGGAAACCTGGCACGCCGAACACCGCCGGGAGAATCCGGCTCTCGAGCAGCTGGCGGTGTCGAACCCACCCTGGCAGTTACGCCTCGCTGACCGTCTCGGCTTCCTCGAGTACAATCCACACGTCCTCTCGACCGAAGAGGTGTACGAACTCGCGGCAGATTTCGGCCGTGCGGCAGCCTCCTGCGTCAATGCGGGCTACGACGGTATCCACCTCTCGGGGGCGAACATGGGCATTATTCAGCAGTTTTGCTCGCCGTTTTACAACCGTCGGGACGACGAGTTCGGTGGTTCGCCCGAGGCCAGACTCGAGTTCCTCGCACTGGTTCACGACGAAATTCGCGACCGAGCGGGTGACGTCCCACTTGTGAGCAAAGTGCCGGCAGAGACGCCCGCGCCGCCCACACCCATCGTTCGACGAAAACTCTCACTCACAGACGGGATCGAAATCGCGAGACGGCTCGAGGCAATCGGCTACGACGCCGTCGTCCCTGTCCAGGCGTCGGTCGTCTGGGACATGAGCATCATCCGCGGAGAGTATCCAGCGCGTGCGTGGGCGAATGAGGCGCTGCGAGAGGGCTACGACGCAGCGTTCGGCAGTCCACTGCGGCGACGGCTGGTCGCGTTCGGCAACTGGCTCGAGTCGCTCACCTACGACTTCGATCCGGCCTGGAACGCTGAGTTTTGTAAGCGTGTGCGCGAACAGGTGTCGATTCCCGTCCTCGCAGAGGGAGGTATCCGTGAACGCGGCGAGATGGATCGCCTGTTGGGCACCGGGACGGACGCAGCGGCCTGCGATATGGTCGGCATGGCCCGCCCGTTCTACGCCGAACCGCGATTGGGGGCGCGGCTGCTCGATCTCGAGAACGGTGAAACAGCAGGTATCGACAACGAGACGCGAGTCCTCTGTGAGAACTGTAACAACTGCACGGTGCCGCAGGCGACCGGCGCGCCCGGCATCTGTCGCACGCCCGCCGTGTTGCGTGAACGCGGGTCACTCGAGCGAGCAGGCGCGTATGATCGAGCGGACAGCGATTAGGCCGTAATAACGCCGTCCATCGCCTCCTCGAGCGTCAGTTCGCGGGTGTAGTCGGGTGCCTCGACCTCAAGCAGCGCGTCATCCTCAAGATTCGTAAAGTGAAGCGTCAGTTCGTAGCTGCCGTCATCTTCGACCGCACTAATCTCGCTTTGCTCGCGCTCGAGTGAGCGCACTTCGACGAACTCGCCAGCGTAGGCCGGATCGGACTGGCCCTGGACGTTGTACGCCGGGAGGCTCTGCTCGACACCCTCGAGTTCGTCACCCTCGAGTGGATAGCCTGACTCGACCCACGCCTGCAGCCCCTCATCGAGTGCATAGACCTCCTCGTGGCCGGCATCCATCAACGTGGCTGCACGCTGGCCAGCGAGGGTGTGGGGACACACACAATAGGTGATGATGCGGTCTTCCTCCGGCCACGACTCCGTTGGATCGCTCTGAACACCGTCTGGCGCACTGCTCAGCACCGATCCAGTAATCCGAACGTCATTGTGTTGCTCAGACGTGCGCGTATCGACCATCCGCGCTTCCTGTCGTTCATACCAGTGGATAACGTCCTCGAGTGGCGCGAGCGGAACGTCGACGCCATTGAACTCTGCAGTTTCGTAGGCGCCAGTATCGATCGAACGTTCCTCAGGCATATCGTCGGACTCAGGCCCGTAGCCGTCGCCGTCGTTTGCGTTATCATCGCCGCCGAGACACCCTGCGACGCCCACTATCGTCGTCGCCGTTCCCGTCGCAAGAAACTGCCGTCGATTCATTGACACCCACTAGGGGCGTCGCTCAAATAGGCGTTCTGGTGACACAGACGTTACCAGTGACAAGCAATAGACCCCTTCGTTTCAACTGGAGACCGCACTGCGGCTCGAGGAGGGTTCTCGAGTCGAAAGAACGGAACGAAGTAGTCCATGCTGGATTCGAACCAGCGTCCCAAGCCCCAGAAGCTCGGAGGATTGGCCGCTACCCTAATGGACTTGACATGTTTCGTCGGACCGTCGTTACCGACGACGTACCAGTTAGTAGAAGCGGGATCGTATTAGAGTGTTACGAACTCAGCCGGAACCAAAAACCAGCACAGAATTTAGAAGGGGCTGCCTCATTGCGGTACTACGGCGCTGGAGGATCGTAATGTTCCTTTCGGTGGCAGTTTGCGCAGAGAACTTGACATCGTTCAATCTCAGTAAGAATCCGTTGTTTTGGTTTGGAGTCAGACACAAGCTTCGAAACAGTAGCCTCTTTTTCACTAGCGACGTGGTGGAAATCCAAACATGCTGGATCCGATTCTGTACACTGATTGCATCCAGTATTACGCTTTCTGTTGTGAACCCATTGACGCAGTTCCTGCTGTGGTGAGGAATAGTGAAGGCGGCGATGGCAGTTCGCACACAGTACCTTGCACTTCTCAATTTCCTTGCGAAGCGCATCTTTTCCGTAACCAAAAGTCACCATTTGTCCGACTGCCATTTTCTTCGTGCTTCCATCGACATGATGGTAATCCAAACACGCAGCAGTGTCGGTACCACACTGTGAACAGCCACACTCACGCTTTTGATCATTGACCCACGAACGGAGACGAGAACGGCGTTGTAAGGTCCGTTCCTTATTCCACTCAGTGTTGCGATAATGCCACCGCTGATCGACAGAGAGATTCTCCCACGACATACCTACTGGAAGGTCGACATTGTCTGGTTTTGGTCCGACACGACTCCCCCTCGAGTAACTGGTTTCTAATCCTGCCTTCTGCTTTGCATCGTTCCAGCCGCCACACGTTCGAATAATCGTCGCAGATGCCGGCGTCAATCCCAACTCCTCGTACTGTGCTTTCGTCGGCGATTCACCAAGCAATTCAGCAGCCTCGAGCAAGGCCTCGAGACAGTCCGCTTCGGTCGTCACGCCGCGTTTGGCCGCGCTATTGCATATAAACCACAGCCGCTGGCCCGCTGTTCCGGCGACGATCATCACTCGAGCCCAAACCGATACCACTTTTCCGTTCTCTCACGCAGCCTCGAGTATGTACGTTGGACGATTCGTCGTTGTCAGTCCTGAGGGTGGTGCCTATCGCGTCTCCTCGAGATCGTTCCCGAACCGACAGATCAGCGAGCGCGAGGATGCATTGACCGTGGGACCAACCGAGGACGCACCGGAGACGGACAACCCCTACGTTGCCTACAACTGCCTGCGTGTCGTCGAAACGCCAGCGGACGGTGAGACCGTTGCGTTCGGAAACGGCTCGCACGTCGACCCAATCGCGGAGAAACTCGAGTTGGGGTATCCCGCTCGAGACGCCCTCGCGGAGAGTTTGCTCGCGCTGGATTACGAGAAGGACGACTACGACACGCCACGAATTGCGGCGACGATCAGCGATGACGGCGAGGCGCTGATCGGCACCGTCCGCAAGGATGCCCTCATCGTCAAACCGGTCGAAGAGCCGACGCTGGTCGCAACCTACGAGAAGGACAGTCCCGAGCCAATTGATTTTGCAGCCGAGAGCGCGTCCGAGGCAGCACGCGAGGCGTACGACCTCGAGTTCGAACACGCGGTCTGTGCGGCCGGCGTGTCGCTGACCGACGATGGCTTCGAGACAGCGCTCGAGAACGGCAACTGAGTCCGTTGAGAGCGTCGGAATCTACGAGATGTTACTCAAGAAGGCGTTCGCGCTCAGTCGTGGGTTGAGCGCTCGACTCCGTCTCGGACTCGAGGAGGCGGTCGAGACGGTGATCGAATTCCTCGTCACTGAGTTTTCCGTCAGCGTATCGCCGGCGGAGCGTTTCGATCGGTGTCTCGGATTCCCGAGTTGACTCCGTTCGTGGTTCGGTAAGCGGCGTCGCGTCGGGTGCTGCGTTCGCTTGGCGGACAACGCCCAGAGTGAGACAGCCAGCAGCGGAGAGGGTGACGGCGCTGAAGAGGAACAGCAGTATCACTGTCGTAAACGGTGCGCCGCTCAGTCCGAAAAACGCGAGCAACAGCGCTGGAACGCCGAGTAACGAGACGGCGATGGCAACAGCGGTTCGACCGGCTGGGCTCTCCGGGGCGAACTGGTGGACCAATTCGTACATCGGGAAAAGAGTCGCAATCAGTTGTCAAATACATTCGGTTCTCGAGCGATCGTCTCCGTCTGCCGATTCGACCCGGAACGCGGACACCGAGACTCGATCGACAACGCAACGGCCAATATACAAACCGCTACAGCTGTTATGGACGGGCATGCAGGTGGGACTCATCTCGGATGTCCACAGCAATCGGGTCGCACTCGAGGCCGTGCTCGAGGAGATGCCCGCGGTCGACCGGCTGCTGTGTGCGGGTGACGTAGTCGGCTACAACCCGTGGCCGGCAGACTGCGTCGAGGAACTCCGAGAGCGCGACGTGGCCACAGTGATGGGCAACCACGATGCGGCAGTCGCCGCCGAGACACCGTTTCGGTTCAATGGGATGGCCCGCGCTGGCGTTGAGTACGCTGAGGACCAACTTGAGGATGACCACCTCGAATGGCTGGCCGACCTTCCCACGGAGCACCTCACATGCGACGGGCGAATCAAGCTCGTCCACGGCCACCCGGGCGATCCGGACCGCTACACGCGGTATACCTACCCGCGAGAGTTCTCGCCGCGGCTGCTCGATGAGGAGGACGTGCTGGTTCTCGGCCATACCCACGTCCAGGGCGTCGAACGCTTCGCGGAGGGAATCGTCGTGAATCCGGGCAGCGTTGGCCAGCCTCGAGACGGCGACCCGCGGGCAGGCTACGCGGTGGTGGATCTCGAGGCGATGACCGTCGACACGTATCGCGTCGAGTACGATATCGAGGCGGTGCAGACGGCGGTCAGTGAGGCTGGGTTACCTGAGCGGATTGGGTCACGCCTCGCACGCGGAGAATAGCACCACGGCGTCCAGAAACGAACCTTTTAGGCGACCTCCACCGGTAGTCCTGTCCATGGGACCCACCGATACCACTGCGTGTGTTGGACGAACAAACACCTCTCACGCCGTGGAGCGGTGTTGTCAGACTATCTGGCAGATCAATGAGTCGTTCTACCAACACCTAATCGAGACGTTCCTGCGACAACGGATGGTGAGCAATGTTACGCCGGCTGCGTGAGGACACGCGGGCGATGTGCAAGCGCGACCCCGCCGCAAAGCGGTGTCTCGAGGTCGCACTCGCCTATCCCGGCGTGCATGCGGTCTGGGGTCACCGGATCGCACACTGGCTCTGGAATCGCGAGGTGCGACTTCTGGCACGGCTGTTCTCCCATCTCGTGCGCCTGCTGACGGGTGTCGAAATCCATCCGGCGGCGACGCTTGGTCGTCGCGTCACAATCGACCACGGTATGGGCGTCGTCATCGGCGAGACGGCCGAGGTTGGCGACGATGTTCATATGTACCACGGCGTCACGCTCGGCGGAAGCACCAACGAACCGGTCAAGCGACATCCGACGCTCGAGGATGGTGTGACGATTGGTGCGAACGCGACGCTGCTTGGCGATATCGTGGTTGGCGAGGATGCAGCCGTCGGTGCCGGTTCGGTCGTCACCGCTGACGTCGAGGCGGGCGCAACCGTTGCAGGTGTTCCAGCGGAGCGCGTCGACAAGTAACGACGATCCCTACTGCTGGCTCTCGTCGACCGTTCCATCTGTCCCAGGCGGCGACCCTTCGGCCGGGACACCCTCGCCCGTCTCAACGCTTTCGTCGGACTGTTCGGCGTCCGAGTCCGTTGCCTCCGGATCAGGATTGGAAACGTATCCAAGCTCGAGCCAGAGCTTAGCCGTGCAATCGAAGGTTTCTTCGTCGAGTTTCGTCTCCTCTTCCTGCTGGTCGAGATAGCCGTTACAGCGGCCGTGTTTGACGACGTTCATCAGCGTCGCCGCGGAGCCACACTCTGGACAGTCAAGATAGTAGTTGCCGGCGTCGTTTTGATGCCAGGAATCCGGCGTCAACTCCGTGTATGCGGCGTCCTCGGATTGGTTGCTCATGGGCCACTACTAGAGCGCAAGCCCGGTAAACGAAAGCCCGGAGCACGCAACCCTCACCGGAAAGGTATGTCAATTATATGTACACACCACATGTTTAGGAAGGGTGCTTAGACGTCTTGCTGTATAACTCTCGAGTGAGCCACATGACTAACCTCATTCCATCCGAGCCGATCGAGATTTTGCTCATCGAGGACAATCCGGGTGACGTTCGCCTCACGAAAGAGGCGTTCAACTCGATCGAAACGGAAACAACCTTCCAGGTTGCCCGAGATGGCGAGGAGGCAGCGGATTACTTCCGACTGCGAGACGACGAGCCAGGACTCTCGAACGGGAATCCTGACCTTGTGCTATTGGACCTCAACTTACCGCGACTCGACGGATTCAGCGTCCTCGAGTTGTTGGATACAAAACTCGATTACCCACCGCCACCGGTGCTCGTCCTCTCGAGTTCGGCGGCCGAGTCCGATATTGTCAAGAGTTATAAAAACGCTGCAAACGCGTATCTCACGAAGCCAGACAACCTGATCGAGTACAACGAAATGGCCGGCGCAATCGAGGAGTTCTGGATCGAGACGGCCCATCACCCCCCAACGCCGTCATAACGCAGCCACGATAGAACGCCGGCCGGTCGCGAGTTAGACGAGTGGCTCGACCAGCGCAGTACCGGCCTCGAGCAGCGACTCGACGCGGTCGTCGTCAGTCGCCTCAGCGTACACGCGCAACACTGGCTCGGTGCCGCTTGGCCGGACGAGCAGCCACGACCCATCGGCGAGTTGGAGTTTGAAGCCGTCAGCCGTGTTAACCCCCTCAACAGCGGTCCCAGCGACGGTTTCTGGAATTTCATCTTCAAGGTCCTCGAGCACACGTGCTTTCTCGTGATCTGGACAGGCCACGCTTCGTTTGTCCTGGACGACAGTGCCGTGTGCCTCGAGCAGTCGGTCGACGCGCTCGTCGAGTGGCTCTTCGGCGTGCATCGCAGCGGCGAGCAGGGCCATCAACACGCCGTCTTTCTCGCGAACGTGGCCGCGAACGGTAAAGCCGCCCGACTCCTCGCCGCCGATCAGGGCGTCGTGGTCGGCCATCGCTTTTGCGACCCATTTGAAGCCGACTGGCACCTCGTGGACGACTTCATCGTGGGCCTCGGCAACGCGGTCGATCAGGAACGTCGTCGATACCGAGCGGACGACGGAGCCAGCGTCATCCTCGAGCAGGTAGTCATAACAGGCAGCAAAGAACAGGTTCTCATCGAGATAGCCGCGTTCGGGCGTGACGATTGCGATGCGGTCGGCATCGCCGTCGTTTGCGATTCCCAACTCGGGTGCCGTCTCCTCGGCGGTGACAAGATCGATCAACGCCTCGAGGTTCTCGGCTGCAGGTTCCGGTGCGCCGCCGCCAAAGTCAGGGTCGCGCTCACAGCGCAGACACTCGAGTGAGGCACCCCCGTTCTCGAGGACGGCATCGGTCGTTCCCCGGCCGCTGCCGTGCATGGCGTCGTAGGCGACAGTGAGTTCAGAGAGGTCGATGTCGTCGCCAGTGATGTCAGTGACGCGCTCGCGGACGGCCTCGGCGTGGGGAGTCATGAGGTCGACCTCACGGACGCTGCCGTGTTCGTCCTCGGGCAGCGGATCGGGTTCAGCGAGGCGCTCGGCGATTGCGTCGGTCACCTCGGGTAAGGCCGGTGCGCCGTCCTCGGGAATGAACTTCACACCGTTGTACTCCGGCGGGTTGTGCGAGGCGGTAATCGCGAGGCCACCCGCGAGGTCGCGCTCGACGATTGCATGGGCGACGAGCGGCGTCGGCCGGTCGCGGTCGGGAATGAGCACATCGAATCCGTTGGCACAGAGCACACGCGCCAGGTCCTCTGCAAAGCCACGCGAGGTTTCGCGTGCGTCGTAGCCGACGACGACAGGGTCGTCGTGGCCCTCGTCGGTCAGGTACGTCGCCACCGCCTGCCCGACCATCTGGACACGGGGTGCAGTAAACTCCTCGAGCGTCGCCCGCCAGCCATCGGTACCGAAACGGATCGTCTCCATACGTTCACATTATCGTCCTCCTCGAAAAAACCGACGCCGACTGCCAGTGTCTGCCCAGAGACCGAGCCCTGCAGTACGAACCGACTACGCAAGACGGCGGAGATTTATCGACAGAGTCACTAGCTCGAGCCATGAGT is part of the Natronolimnobius sp. AArcel1 genome and encodes:
- a CDS encoding DUF211 domain-containing protein, which encodes MAPIRRLVLDVLKPHDPSVVTFTSQLGDLEGIEAATATVIEVDESVKTLRVTIEGKDLDLERVRSEIEDLSASIHSVDQVSCGSRTLEDPWL
- a CDS encoding NADH:flavin oxidoreductase; its protein translation is MATLEDPLSVGGCEIRNRLYRAPLLECAGNGPDAVDTLIDDLEPAAESGVGLIFQGATIVREDGGCAAPGMTRVHDPEFVSRLSRLTDRIHDHGGRIFVQLEHGGLRSMETWHAEHRRENPALEQLAVSNPPWQLRLADRLGFLEYNPHVLSTEEVYELAADFGRAAASCVNAGYDGIHLSGANMGIIQQFCSPFYNRRDDEFGGSPEARLEFLALVHDEIRDRAGDVPLVSKVPAETPAPPTPIVRRKLSLTDGIEIARRLEAIGYDAVVPVQASVVWDMSIIRGEYPARAWANEALREGYDAAFGSPLRRRLVAFGNWLESLTYDFDPAWNAEFCKRVREQVSIPVLAEGGIRERGEMDRLLGTGTDAAACDMVGMARPFYAEPRLGARLLDLENGETAGIDNETRVLCENCNNCTVPQATGAPGICRTPAVLRERGSLERAGAYDRADSD
- a CDS encoding rhodanese-like domain-containing protein, coding for MNRRQFLATGTATTIVGVAGCLGGDDNANDGDGYGPESDDMPEERSIDTGAYETAEFNGVDVPLAPLEDVIHWYERQEARMVDTRTSEQHNDVRITGSVLSSAPDGVQSDPTESWPEEDRIITYCVCPHTLAGQRAATLMDAGHEEVYALDEGLQAWVESGYPLEGDELEGVEQSLPAYNVQGQSDPAYAGEFVEVRSLEREQSEISAVEDDGSYELTLHFTNLEDDALLEVEAPDYTRELTLEEAMDGVITA
- a CDS encoding homing endonuclease associated repeat-containing protein, which gives rise to MTTEADCLEALLEAAELLGESPTKAQYEELGLTPASATIIRTCGGWNDAKQKAGLETSYSRGSRVGPKPDNVDLPVGMSWENLSVDQRWHYRNTEWNKERTLQRRSRLRSWVNDQKRECGCSQCGTDTAACLDYHHVDGSTKKMAVGQMVTFGYGKDALRKEIEKCKVLCANCHRRLHYSSPQQELRQWVHNRKRNTGCNQCTESDPACLDFHHVASEKEATVSKLVSDSKPKQRILTEIERCQVLCANCHRKEHYDPPAP
- a CDS encoding IMP cyclohydrolase, which translates into the protein MYVGRFVVVSPEGGAYRVSSRSFPNRQISEREDALTVGPTEDAPETDNPYVAYNCLRVVETPADGETVAFGNGSHVDPIAEKLELGYPARDALAESLLALDYEKDDYDTPRIAATISDDGEALIGTVRKDALIVKPVEEPTLVATYEKDSPEPIDFAAESASEAAREAYDLEFEHAVCAAGVSLTDDGFETALENGN
- a CDS encoding SHOCT domain-containing protein — encoded protein: MYELVHQFAPESPAGRTAVAIAVSLLGVPALLLAFFGLSGAPFTTVILLFLFSAVTLSAAGCLTLGVVRQANAAPDATPLTEPRTESTRESETPIETLRRRYADGKLSDEEFDHRLDRLLESETESSAQPTTERERLLE
- a CDS encoding metallophosphoesterase; this translates as MQVGLISDVHSNRVALEAVLEEMPAVDRLLCAGDVVGYNPWPADCVEELRERDVATVMGNHDAAVAAETPFRFNGMARAGVEYAEDQLEDDHLEWLADLPTEHLTCDGRIKLVHGHPGDPDRYTRYTYPREFSPRLLDEEDVLVLGHTHVQGVERFAEGIVVNPGSVGQPRDGDPRAGYAVVDLEAMTVDTYRVEYDIEAVQTAVSEAGLPERIGSRLARGE
- the cysE gene encoding serine O-acetyltransferase, with protein sequence MLRRLREDTRAMCKRDPAAKRCLEVALAYPGVHAVWGHRIAHWLWNREVRLLARLFSHLVRLLTGVEIHPAATLGRRVTIDHGMGVVIGETAEVGDDVHMYHGVTLGGSTNEPVKRHPTLEDGVTIGANATLLGDIVVGEDAAVGAGSVVTADVEAGATVAGVPAERVDK
- a CDS encoding response regulator, producing the protein MTNLIPSEPIEILLIEDNPGDVRLTKEAFNSIETETTFQVARDGEEAADYFRLRDDEPGLSNGNPDLVLLDLNLPRLDGFSVLELLDTKLDYPPPPVLVLSSSAAESDIVKSYKNAANAYLTKPDNLIEYNEMAGAIEEFWIETAHHPPTPS
- a CDS encoding phosphoglucomutase/phosphomannomutase family protein; translated protein: METIRFGTDGWRATLEEFTAPRVQMVGQAVATYLTDEGHDDPVVVGYDARETSRGFAEDLARVLCANGFDVLIPDRDRPTPLVAHAIVERDLAGGLAITASHNPPEYNGVKFIPEDGAPALPEVTDAIAERLAEPDPLPEDEHGSVREVDLMTPHAEAVRERVTDITGDDIDLSELTVAYDAMHGSGRGTTDAVLENGGASLECLRCERDPDFGGGAPEPAAENLEALIDLVTAEETAPELGIANDGDADRIAIVTPERGYLDENLFFAACYDYLLEDDAGSVVRSVSTTFLIDRVAEAHDEVVHEVPVGFKWVAKAMADHDALIGGEESGGFTVRGHVREKDGVLMALLAAAMHAEEPLDERVDRLLEAHGTVVQDKRSVACPDHEKARVLEDLEDEIPETVAGTAVEGVNTADGFKLQLADGSWLLVRPSGTEPVLRVYAEATDDDRVESLLEAGTALVEPLV